A stretch of Raphanus sativus cultivar WK10039 unplaced genomic scaffold, ASM80110v3 Scaffold3801, whole genome shotgun sequence DNA encodes these proteins:
- the LOC130506937 gene encoding uncharacterized protein LOC130506937, whose protein sequence is MRRRTSKRKRSIFLICYLSISGKEKDLMGGGGEHGHGGDFRAKVWSMSGGPYCRPKHWRRNTALAMFGVFLVCIPIALKSAELEQRPHMPVRPIPSQMWCKNFGTKDDYEKAH, encoded by the exons ATGAGAAGAAGAACATCCAAGAGAAAACGATCCATCTTTCTCATCTGCTACCTCTCGATCTCAG GAAAAGAAAAGGATCTgatgggaggaggaggagagcaTGGACACGGAGGCGATTTCAGAGCGAAGGTTTGGAGCATGTCTGGTGGGCCTTACTGTAGGCCCAAACACTGGCGTCGCAACACAGCCCTTGCTATGTTCGGCGTCTTCCTTGTCTGCATCCCCATCGCCTTGAAATCTGCTGAGCTCGAG CAAAGGCCACACATGCCTGTACGTCCGATTCCTTCACAGATGTGGTGCAAGAACTTTGGTACCAAGGATGATTACGAAAAAGCGCATTGA